In the genome of Xenopus laevis strain J_2021 chromosome 1S, Xenopus_laevis_v10.1, whole genome shotgun sequence, one region contains:
- the atp5f1a.S gene encoding ATP synthase F1 subunit alpha S homeolog (The RefSeq protein has 2 substitutions compared to this genomic sequence), with protein MLSVRVAAALARALPRQSGLVSKKALGAAFVATRNIHASGAWLQKSGTAEVSSILEERILGADISTDLEETGRVLSIGDGIARVYGLRNVQAEEMVEFSSGLKGMSLNLEPDNVGVVVFGNDKLIKEGDIVKRTGAIVDVPVGDELLGRVVDALGNAIDGKGPLTSKIRRRVGLKAPGIIPRISVREPMQTGIKAVDSLVSIGRGQRELIIGDRQTGKTSIAIDTIINQKRFNEGTDEKKKLYCIYVAIGQKRSTVAQLVKRLTDADAMKYTIVVSATASDAAPLQYLAPYSGCSMGEYFRDNGKHALIIYDDLSKQAVAYRQMSLLLRRPPGREAYPGDVFYLHSRLLERAAKMNDHFGGGSLTALPVIETQAGDVSAYIPTNVISITDGQIFLETELFYKGIRPAINVGLSVSRVGSAAQTRAMKQVAGTMKLELAQYREVAAFAQFGSDLDAATQQLLNRGVRLTELLKQGQYVPMAIEEQVTVIYAGVRGHLDKMEPSKITKFESAFLAHVKSQHQELLATIRTDGKISEQADAKLKEIVLNFLSTFEA; from the exons ATGCTGTCAGTCCGTGTAGCCGCCGCGCTGGCCCGCGCTCTGCCTCGTCAGTCCGGCCTG GTGTCCAAGAAAGCCCTCGGTGCTGCATTTGTTGCCACCAGGAACATTCATGCATCTGGCGCATGGCTTCAGAAGTCTG GCACCGCAGAAGTGTCCTCTATCCTGGAAGAGAGAATCCTTGGTGCCGACATCAGCACCGACCTGGAGGAGACTGGCCGGGTCCTTTCCATTGGTGATGGTATCGCTCGTGTCTATGGGCTTAGGAATGTCCAGGCAGAAGAGATGGTGGAATTCTCGTCTGGCCTGAAG GGCATGTCGTTGAACTTGGAGCCTGACAATGTTGGTGTGGTGGTGTTTGGTAACGACAAGCTGATTAAGGAAGGCGACATTGTGAAGAGGACAGGAGCCATTGTGGATGTGCCCGTGGGTGATGAGCTGCTGGGTCGTGTTGTTGATGCTCTGGGTAACGCTATTGATGGCAAG GGCCCCCTTACATCAAAAATCCGCAGAAGAGTGGGTCTGAAGGCCCCAGGTATCATTCCCCGTATCTCTGTGAGGGAACCCATGCAGACTGGCATTAAGGCTGTtgacagtttggtgcccattggcCGTGGTCAGCGTGAGCTCATCATCGGTGACAGACAGACTGG CAAAACCTCCATTGCCATCGATACGATTATCAACCAGAAGAGATTCAACGAGGGAACTGATGAGAAGAAGAAGCTGTACTGTATCTATGTGGCCATTGGTCAGAAGAGATCCACTGTGGCTCAGCTGGTCAAGAGACTGACTGATGCAG ATGCCATGAAATACACCATTGTGGTGTCTGCTACAGCCTCTGATGCTGCTCCCCTGCAATATCTGGCTCCATACTCCGGCTGCTCCATGGGAGAGTATTTCAGAGACAATGGAAAACACGCTTTGATCATCTATGATGACTTGTCCAAGCAG GCTGTAGCCTACCGTCAGATGTCTCTGTTGCTGCGTCGTCCTCCTGGTCGTGAGGCCTACCCCGGGGATGTCTTCTATCTTCACTCCCGTCTTCTGGAAAGAGCAGCGAAAATGAACGATCATTTTGGAGGCGGCTCCCTGACTGCTCTCCCTGTCATTGAAACACAGGCGGGTGATGTGTCCGCTTACATCCCAACCAATGTCATCTCCATCACTGATGGACAG ATTTTCTTGGAGACAGAGTTGTTCTACAAGGGTATCCGTCCTGCTATCAACGTAGGTCTGTCTGTGTCCAGAGTGGGATCAGCTGCTCAGACCAGAGCTATGAAACAG GTGGCCGGTACTATGAAGCTGGAGTTGGCTCAGTACCGTGAAGTTGCTGCTTTTGCTCAATTCGGCTCTGATTTAGATGCGGCTACACAACAACTCCTGAACCGTGGCGTGCGTCTGACTGAGTTGCTGAAGCAAGGGCAATACG TTCCCATGGCCATTGAAGAACAGGTAACAGTAATCTATGCCGGTGTCAGGGGACATCTTGACAAGATGGAGCCCAGCAAAATCACCAAGTTTGAGAGCGCTTTCCTTTCTCACGTTAAGAGCCAACACCAGGAGCTTCTTGCTACAATCAG gaCTGATGGCAAGATCTCTGAACAGGCCGATGCCAAACTCAAAGAAATCGTTCTGAACTTCCTGTCCACATTCGAAGCATAA
- the atp5f1a.S gene encoding ATP synthase F1 subunit alpha S homeolog isoform X1 gives MLSVRVAAALARALPRQSGLVSKKALGAAFVATRNIHASGAWLQKSGTAEVSSILEERILGADISTDLEETGRVLSIGDGIARVYGLRNVQAEEMVEFSSGLKGMSLNLEPDNVGVVVFGNDKLIKEGDIVKRTGAIVDVPVGDELLGRVVDALGNAIDGKGPLTSKIRRRVGLKAPGIIPRISVREPMQTGIKAVDSLVPIGRGQRELIIGDRQTGKTSIAIDTIINQKRFNEGTDEKKKLYCIYVAIGQKRSTVAQLVKRLTDADAMKYTIVVSATASDAAPLQYLAPYSGCSMGEYFRDNGKHALIIYDDLSKQAVAYRQMSLLLRRPPGREAYPGDVFYLHSRLLERAAKMNDHFGGGSLTALPVIETQAGDVSAYIPTNVISITDGQIFLETELFYKGIRPAINVGLSVSRVGSAAQTRAMKQVAGTMKLELAQYREVAAFAQFGSDLDAATQQLLNRGVRLTELLKQGQYGKNLKSKLLYIPMLMLAIAKHLITLCFIAVPMAIEEQVTVIYAGVRGHLDKMEPSKITKFESAFLSHVKSQHQELLATIRTDGKISEQADAKLKEIVLNFLSTFEA, from the exons ATGCTGTCAGTCCGTGTAGCCGCCGCGCTGGCCCGCGCTCTGCCTCGTCAGTCCGGCCTG GTGTCCAAGAAAGCCCTCGGTGCTGCATTTGTTGCCACCAGGAACATTCATGCATCTGGCGCATGGCTTCAGAAGTCTG GCACCGCAGAAGTGTCCTCTATCCTGGAAGAGAGAATCCTTGGTGCCGACATCAGCACCGACCTGGAGGAGACTGGCCGGGTCCTTTCCATTGGTGATGGTATCGCTCGTGTCTATGGGCTTAGGAATGTCCAGGCAGAAGAGATGGTGGAATTCTCGTCTGGCCTGAAG GGCATGTCGTTGAACTTGGAGCCTGACAATGTTGGTGTGGTGGTGTTTGGTAACGACAAGCTGATTAAGGAAGGCGACATTGTGAAGAGGACAGGAGCCATTGTGGATGTGCCCGTGGGTGATGAGCTGCTGGGTCGTGTTGTTGATGCTCTGGGTAACGCTATTGATGGCAAG GGCCCCCTTACATCAAAAATCCGCAGAAGAGTGGGTCTGAAGGCCCCAGGTATCATTCCCCGTATCTCTGTGAGGGAACCCATGCAGACTGGCATTAAGGCTGTtgacagtttggtgcccattggcCGTGGTCAGCGTGAGCTCATCATCGGTGACAGACAGACTGG CAAAACCTCCATTGCCATCGATACGATTATCAACCAGAAGAGATTCAACGAGGGAACTGATGAGAAGAAGAAGCTGTACTGTATCTATGTGGCCATTGGTCAGAAGAGATCCACTGTGGCTCAGCTGGTCAAGAGACTGACTGATGCAG ATGCCATGAAATACACCATTGTGGTGTCTGCTACAGCCTCTGATGCTGCTCCCCTGCAATATCTGGCTCCATACTCCGGCTGCTCCATGGGAGAGTATTTCAGAGACAATGGAAAACACGCTTTGATCATCTATGATGACTTGTCCAAGCAG GCTGTAGCCTACCGTCAGATGTCTCTGTTGCTGCGTCGTCCTCCTGGTCGTGAGGCCTACCCCGGGGATGTCTTCTATCTTCACTCCCGTCTTCTGGAAAGAGCAGCGAAAATGAACGATCATTTTGGAGGCGGCTCCCTGACTGCTCTCCCTGTCATTGAAACACAGGCGGGTGATGTGTCCGCTTACATCCCAACCAATGTCATCTCCATCACTGATGGACAG ATTTTCTTGGAGACAGAGTTGTTCTACAAGGGTATCCGTCCTGCTATCAACGTAGGTCTGTCTGTGTCCAGAGTGGGATCAGCTGCTCAGACCAGAGCTATGAAACAG GTGGCCGGTACTATGAAGCTGGAGTTGGCTCAGTACCGTGAAGTTGCTGCTTTTGCTCAATTCGGCTCTGATTTAGATGCGGCTACACAACAACTCCTGAACCGTGGCGTGCGTCTGACTGAGTTGCTGAAGCAAGGGCAATACGGTAAGAACCTGAAAAGCAAATTGCTTTACATCCCCATGTTAATGCTTGCAATTGCCAAACATTTAATTACATTGTGCTTCATTGCAGTTCCCATGGCCATTGAAGAACAGGTAACAGTAATCTATGCCGGTGTCAGGGGACATCTTGACAAGATGGAGCCCAGCAAAATCACCAAGTTTGAGAGCGCTTTCCTTTCTCACGTTAAGAGCCAACACCAGGAGCTTCTTGCTACAATCAG gaCTGATGGCAAGATCTCTGAACAGGCCGATGCCAAACTCAAAGAAATCGTTCTGAACTTCCTGTCCACATTCGAAGCATAA